The genomic region aataacatttatatatagcaagttttatttacttacttattagtttattaaaatggCGATTCAGGCTTCAACATTTCCTATACTCTGGTTAAAATTCGTAATtgttaataactaattttaaacatGAATGGGTGGTTCGCATAACTTGTAGAACTGTTTTATAGTTAGTAGCAAACGTAATTAACCAAGAAGTAGTATTACGCCTTAGTTTGAAGTAATGTATGTAACGTGGACTCGGAATTAAACTCACTTGAAAGCGTCTCTCACTCCTCCCCCACTTGTTTTTTACTATATAATAGTTGAGTGCAGCGTAGTAATTACAAAGTTAGTCGTTAGTGGTTAAAAAGCGAAGCTGAAAATTGTTTATTCATTAAATTAATGACTCGGAGGTTAATTTTATACActgatatttttcttcatttcacaatatacaatatctttttatcacttttttataaactagttatttaaattaaagtttcggaagaatataaaattatgtatgtgAGTCAATATGAACTAATTCTACTTCACAGCATTAAgagattttaactttataaaaatcgCCGAGTTATAAAGTTGTCTACGAAACTCTTTTAGACACTGAAATAGTGTGGTCAAAACAACTGAACTTCGTTTTCAATTTGAACTTGAGTAACGAGTTgtggtaactgtaataaaattCGGTTTATGAATACCAGGCTGTTATGCTACACGTTCATTAACAATACAGGTACTGAAATCACACCTCAATAAATTACCTTATCTGAATATGAACATTAATACAAATGTGATTTTTGTTTCAGGAGAACGGCAAAGGGGAAGAGATAATGAATACTCTTCGGTATGTCCGACCAGGAAACGgttttcaaactaaaataacTCTATTTGAGAAGATTGATGTTAACGGTGAAAATAGCCATCCAGTCTTTCAATTTTTAAGACAAAGTCTTCCCACTCCTCATGATGACCCTCTATCATTCGTGAAAAATCCACAATGTATTATCTGGTCTCCTGTGACTCGTGGCGACATCTGTTGGAACTTCGAAAAATTTCTGATTGATAAAAATGGTCAACCATTTCGTCGATATGGCCCTCGTTATCCAACAATAAACTTAGATTCTGATATAGCTGAATTAATCAGTAAATAGATAACTTTCTTTGTGACACGTAACTTCTATTTCTGGGGGGGGGATATTTAGTCAAGATATCTTAGGCATTCCTGATATAAAATCGGATAAGTAGTTTTCAACTTTTTGTAACTTGAATAAGAGCGCACTTCGTATCAAATTGTTATATAGAAAATGTTTGTAGTAAGTTCATATATGGTAACAAATATTGGTAAGGAGACTGTGACGACGATACTTGAAACCTTTACAAAGTATCTGTCTGATATATTGTTTACCAAATGTTTAAGCCATGTGTGctgtacaaacaaataaaaagtatcaTTAATTCTCCATGTGTATCTATATTTATGTTATGCGAATTTTTAAACCCTCTGTTGGTTAATATGGCTTAATGTTAACCTACCATCTTCTGGAAACACTCGGGCTGTTAAGATTAGTTTTACAAGCCCTTCCAACAATATACATATTTGAATTTAGAATGGTTGTAGATACAACTATTAAATTGCACCTCTTCTTTAACTTCAGAAATTATTAGAAAATGGGGGGTAAAGTAAGACTTCTACTTTAACACAAGGAAAATATCTTGTAGAAATACCTTGAAGATAAATTATTAGAAATTCACAGGATCCGGTTAGGAAACGTAAAAAATCATTATGGAACCTGAGTGGGAATATTCCATCAAATTATGCTAAAAAGAATAATACAAGTTTTGCCGAGAAAAAGAGGCAGACCATACGTTTATAATATATTCACtaataactgttttaataattaaatacaaaatttaacttgTGATGCATCGTCGCAATCTAACACGGTgcaaataagtaaaaaattacaaCTATTTTACGAAACGAAGAGTAGAACTTGTATAACAATATCTAACTTAATTTTCATAATAGAACATAGATGCTCTCTGACAACTAAAATTTCGTTATAACTGAACTAGAAGTTTTTTCCAATTGCAATAATAGTGCTGATAGTTTGGGTGGATtgcgtgtgtgtgtgaaaattatGAGACTGTGTGTTCTGAATAGTAATGTTAACTTTACGACCCTCACCcaagaaattatgtaaatacACCAGTGAAACGCGCAGATTTCCCAAATTTGTTTGCAGCAATCTTGTGCTTAAATAAAAGGTTCCGCATGGCATATGCCAAAACTTAAATTTTCACACACAGTTCAAACCCTTTTCTCTCAGTATTGCAAAATTTTTCTCGCCATTTTCTCATTCATTTACTGAATAACCACTCATGTTTACACGAAAAGGTGAAATGGTCAATCGGCGGAAAATTCTTAACTCTCCTTCTCTTTAATTTTGAGATGAATCAAAAATTACCACAATAATTATCCCAATTCTAGCAAAAGTTACCATTGCTGCGATAAGATTTGGCAACTTGCtccatacatttattttcttgaaTAAGCTTTACTAACAACGATCTCTGAATATTCATCTTTGGGAAATTCATAAGGAAATACGTCATGCAAATTGtgaatactacaaacaaatgtgGATATTAACCAAGTCGTTAAACCCCGGGAATAACAAAGTTGCTTAAAATTAACAACACTAGCATGTTATTCGTTTTTCACGTTCTCAAAATACGGTCGTGAACAGAAATTTATCGAATGATGACTGGCAGTTTCTACTTTCTAGAATCGGGTGCGTAAAACTGACTTGGGTCAAACTGTTAATTTACATTCCTCACTGCTATTTAAGTTCATATTCAAAATAAGGCCCAATGACTTTTCCTCAGAATTTATACATACGTATAAAATATGGAGAAAAAAATACGAAATCAAGGTTTTTATTATAGTCACAGAATAACATTTATCCTCCTAAATGTTTGACAATCATATGCTTTAATATGTAAGTAAGAACTTCCATTTATTTGGTCTGTTGTTGTTGATAAAGAAAGGATGATATCAAGATTTCAAATTGAAAACTTGTCAGGCCGAAATAACTAGggcaagaattttatttttcttacaagtaGAAATTTTAACTCGTGGCTTTGTCATCTCTTTACCGATTTGacatctaattacagttttcaaCGCGGCAGGTcgaaccctttcgattgatgtattcgACAATGTCTGTGTTATTAATAATTCCAttctaatcctacctaaaataattttaagggcAGGCTACTGAAAGTCCTGATAAGTGACAAATTTGAAGCAAGTATATGCGCGTTGAACGCTGACGCACAAAAATATAACTCTCATAAAGGAAAAAGGTCTCGTAGGTTAATTATCTCTTTCTCTCAtatatttgggtattgatgtttatatacccaggagggtcagttttgtcgacctcttcctcctccctttaaattttctttttgcaactgtcaaatgtatttatatattttacacgagggccagagtaacccacacttactcaggctcctttcagggcaatgtccatgcactatctacacattcacttggtgcaaataaattcTCTTATCCCGCCTACAATAATTTAAGTTGTCGCAGCTATTGAGGATGCCcttctgtttaaaaacaaaacattcgcTAATTTTCCTTTGTAAAAAACGCAAGTTCGGTGAATATTGTaactttttttccattttgtagtAGAAAAAAGTTGTGTGATATCCGTTCTCTACATAGatacaaaaacattgtttaactcGAGCTGCTAGATTTAAAAGCATTACATGAAGCTACACAAAGATTTATCTGCGTATAATTGTTcctagttttgtataaatatgctAGAAAAAAGGCAGCGAGTTAATCTTTAAATGGCGACTATCATCAATTGATGTTggtacctacaacattcccgctgtttaagggttaaataacaTCCACTGCCAGTTGTCTGAACCAGTAGGAGGATTTGACCATTATTCGTATAGCGCACCCACGTCCTCAAAAGTACGACAAAGGGCGTAAACCATAATTCCTCGAATTCATAGTACGAATACAGTAACGTTTTACGCAATTAATGTAGTATTTTGATTGTTACGTAATGAAATTTATCCCgtacgagtctccgatttattatattacatactttaggcattacgatttcaaatagccagacatttttattttacttcagaagttaattaaatgtcgatatttattaaatttattatatttgctaacaagattaataaatacaattttattttaatatacaaacaacaatacaattcaaAGTAAATGTTATTACCactggttattacaaataacggtttatgtacaagagttttacaaacgaTACTAAGTGTTCTATCTGGAtagtactgaatattttatcgaaggtTTAGGTTGACAacgagtaaattaattttatgttggtAAACCGATACACTTTACTTtacgggaatgctagctagctttAATCTTCACACGCGTGTTTTCTCGGCTACAATATCTATCCTCGTAGTAATAccaacgtccaaagttaatttactgaagtttgtaatgttcgaaacctataaacgttcctgatcaaatatctgtagtctTCCAATTAATAGGCGTTtgccacaattatagcttccgaggctcatagtatactgactgtagcgaccaAACAATATCCTATTACTGTTTCTCAGGgtgttgatttataaactttaaggcgacATTCTCGGAAATTAAactattcgaagatacgctagtgttttcttaaaatatatatttttgattcttattctcgagaatcttctataaatttagagaacaggcggggcTTGTGCCTTTATtcgttacatgcattaaactgaaacaaacgtaggtatttaaaaaaatgtataacagtaaatctggtACAAGATAGAacacttagtattgtttgtaagaaTAAGTGAAATTTTCATACGATTCCTAACTTGTACgacttcattttcttttaattaacagAATCATTAGAGCAAAATCCTCAAATTATTCTTTCTACAGTTTCGcccat from Tachypleus tridentatus isolate NWPU-2018 chromosome 1, ASM421037v1, whole genome shotgun sequence harbors:
- the LOC143255667 gene encoding glutathione peroxidase 2-like, whose product is MNELISKYGDKLVVLGFPCNQFGHQENGKGEEIMNTLRYVRPGNGFQTKITLFEKIDVNGENSHPVFQFLRQSLPTPHDDPLSFVKNPQCIIWSPVTRGDICWNFEKFLIDKNGQPFRRYGPRYPTINLDSDIAELISK